CCCGCAATTTGTAGAAACAATACAAAAAACATTCGAAATAGAAAATCGCAAAATGCATGGTTTGTGTGACAATTGCAATAGTGTTAAAGAATTATCAAATGCAAATGTATATTCAGCCAGAAATGAAGTAGATATAAACTTTGATTTTAGGAATCTCTTAAATATCGGCTATATAGATTCCAAGATTATTGTATTTAATGAAGTTGTATATTCTTATACAGGCGGAGCACATGGGAATTCTTACTATGGTAGCCGATTATATGACTTAGAATCTAAAGATTTTTTGATGTTGCAAATAGATGATATTTTTGTTAAATCAGATGAATTGTTAAAACTAATAGATAAAAAATTAAAAGAAACTATAGACGCTAATATGCTATTTGAGCCAGATAAGCCACTAAATACTATGCCATCTAGCTTTCAGATAGATTCTGACAATTTTATATTTATATACAATACATATGAGATTGCACCATATTCAAGTGGTGCGATAAAGATTAAATTTAAATTCTATGAGCTAACAAATCATGTGAAAAATACAGGTTTTATTGCATATCTATTCAACGCAATACCGCAATAAATTTTTAAAATAAGGCTCATTTTTGTGATTGTTTTGATTCAACATCGTTATTGCTGGATTTAAAATTCTCCTATCGAAATCACAATTCCTTAAATTGCTAGAAACTCCCATAAGTCTTCTAAATTTATTAAAATCAATATAACACTCACCTAGATTATTAAATTGCTTCAATAACCTATAAAGATTCTTAGAATATTTACCTCTTAGACTGCAAAATTCCTTTAATTCAAATTTAGTATAGTATTCAATAATGTTATTAATAAAAAAAGCTCCACTATTGCTAACTTTAATAGCCAAAACTTCCAAACGCTCATCAACTGATATTTCCTCAAAGAAAGAAGAAACCTTAAAATATCGATAACCATCTTCATAAATTAAATTAGATTCAAACTTCAAAGAACTTAATTTGGTGGCAAAAAACACTAAGTTTTCATAGAATCTTTTTTTATTTACTCTTAATGAAGATTTTCCATTTTCAAAGCTTGAAGTGTCAATTAAATTTAAAATATCTCTAAAAGAAATTAAAACCAACTTGTTGTATTTGTTTTTCAATACAGAACATAATGCAAAGAAAATATCAAAATCAATCTCATTAAAATTATCAAAGATAACATCACTAAAATCATTGTGATATTCAACAAC
The Helicobacter ibis DNA segment above includes these coding regions:
- a CDS encoding replication initiation protein — translated: MRKTYKRQKTIVVDTRNPVVEYHNDFSDVIFDNFNEIDFDIFFALCSVLKNKYNKLVLISFRDILNLIDTSSFENGKSSLRVNKKRFYENLVFFATKLSSLKFESNLIYEDGYRYFKVSSFFEEISVDERLEVLAIKVSNSGAFFINNIIEYYTKFELKEFCSLRGKYSKNLYRLLKQFNNLGECYIDFNKFRRLMGVSSNLRNCDFDRRILNPAITMLNQNNHKNEPYFKNLLRYCVE